The DNA window ATCATGGGCCGCGGCAGCGAGCGTGTGCGTATGCCCCGCCTGCCGCTGACCGGCCAGCGCCGCGCCGACGTCATCGCCTGGGTCGAGCAATGCGCCGCCACGCGTCCTACGCTCAAACCGGCCGTCGCGGCCTGAAAGTCACCTGCATGCGCCATCATTTCTTCTGCATCGATGGCCACACAGCCGGTAACCCCGTCCGCCTCGTGGCGGGCGGGGCGCCGTTGCTGCGCGGCTCCAGCATGATCGAGCGCCGCGCCGATTTCCTTGAGCGCTTCGACTGGATCCGCACCGGCCTGTGCTTCGAACCGCGCGGGCATGACATGATGTCGGGCGGCTTTCTGTTCCCGCCCACGCAGGAGGAGGCCGATTGCGGCATCCTTTTCATCGAGACGTCAGGCTGCCTGCCGATGTGCGGCCATGGCACCATCGGTCTGGTCACCTTCGGGCTGGAGCACGGGCTGATCACGCCCCGCACGCCCGGCCAATTGCGCATCGAGGTGCCCGCCGGGGTGATCGATATCGAATACGGCACACAGGGCCAGAAGGTGACCTGGGTGCGCATCCGCAACGTCCCGGCTTTCGTCGCCACCACGGGCATCAACATCGATGTACCCGGTTTCGGCCCACTCACGCTGGACGTGGCCTATGGCGGTAATTTCTATGCCATCGTCGAGCCGCAGGGCGCTTACACCGGCCTCGACGATCTGGGCGCCTCGCGCATTGTCGAACTGAGCCGCTCCATCCGCGAGCTGGTGCGCGCGGTCTACACGCCCACCCATCCGCTGGACGAGCGCATTTGCGGTGTCAGCCATGTGCTCTGGGCCGATAAGCCGCGTGGCGAGGGCGCCGATGGCCGCAACGCCGTCTTCTATGGCGAACGCGCCATCGATCGCAGCCCCTGCGGCACGGGCACCTCGGCGCGCCTCGCCCATCTGGTCCACAAGGGGCAACTTAACGTAGGGGATCGCTTCGTCCACGAGAGCTATATCGGCAGCCGGTTCATCGGACGGGTCGAGGCAGCAACCACGCTGATGGGGGCACCAGCCATCATCCCCTCGATCGAGGGCAGCGCGGTGGCGACGGGTTTCAACACCATATGGATCGACCGGGAAGACCCGTTCTGGGCCGGCTTCTCGGTGGTTTGACTAGGGTTTGGGGGATAAGAAGAATGAGCATTCTGGGGCTGCGCAAGCCGGTGATCAGCGAGGCGGCCCCCGATGCCAGGCATCGGCTCAAGCCCACATTGTCATGGCCGCATCTGGTGGCGCTGGGCGTGGGGGCGATTGTCGGCACGGGCATCTACACGCTGATCGGCGTGGGCGCTGACCGGGCAGGCCCCGGCGTGGTGCTGGCCTTTCTGGTGGCGGGGCTGGTCTGTGCCTGCGCGGCGCTGGCCTATGCCGAGATGGCCACGCTGATGCCGCGTGCGGGCGGCGCCTACACCTATTCCTATGCGGTGCTGGGCGAGACCATCGCCTGGGTCGTGGGGTGGAGCCTGATCCTGGAATATTCGCTGGCCTGCTCCACCGTGGCGGTGGGCTGGTCGGGCTATCTGGTGGGCTGGCTGCAATCGGCGGGGGTGCATCTGCCCGCGCTGTTGCTCTCGGGCCC is part of the Novosphingobium sp. genome and encodes:
- a CDS encoding 4-hydroxyproline epimerase, producing MRHHFFCIDGHTAGNPVRLVAGGAPLLRGSSMIERRADFLERFDWIRTGLCFEPRGHDMMSGGFLFPPTQEEADCGILFIETSGCLPMCGHGTIGLVTFGLEHGLITPRTPGQLRIEVPAGVIDIEYGTQGQKVTWVRIRNVPAFVATTGINIDVPGFGPLTLDVAYGGNFYAIVEPQGAYTGLDDLGASRIVELSRSIRELVRAVYTPTHPLDERICGVSHVLWADKPRGEGADGRNAVFYGERAIDRSPCGTGTSARLAHLVHKGQLNVGDRFVHESYIGSRFIGRVEAATTLMGAPAIIPSIEGSAVATGFNTIWIDREDPFWAGFSVV